One window from the genome of Bdellovibrio sp. NC01 encodes:
- a CDS encoding enoyl-CoA hydratase-related protein, whose amino-acid sequence MSFYSQNFTHLKVQVKSHQLWVTLNNPEQSNAITYEMTDSLISVLKYADFDPNIRVIVLCGEGKNFCAGGDVKAMADKTGMFEGESNELRMRYIHGIQQIPKCIEDLSTPIVAMVHGAAIGAGCDLAMMCDLRTGCSTSKFGETFVKLGLVPGDGGSFFLQRVIGFSKAMQMSLTGDLVGGEEAYSWGLLNYYFDDVHLMQETEKLAEKIANNAPVAVQMTKKTMKLAYLNDLHSVLDMAAAYQGITQRTADHFEALQAMRNKAIAKFQGK is encoded by the coding sequence TTTTATTCGCAAAATTTTACCCATCTTAAAGTTCAAGTGAAAAGTCACCAGTTATGGGTGACTTTGAATAACCCAGAACAAAGCAATGCCATCACTTACGAAATGACAGATTCATTAATCAGCGTTTTGAAATACGCTGATTTTGATCCGAATATTCGCGTGATTGTATTGTGTGGGGAAGGTAAAAACTTCTGTGCGGGTGGCGATGTCAAAGCTATGGCTGATAAGACGGGGATGTTTGAAGGCGAATCGAACGAACTGCGCATGCGCTACATTCACGGTATTCAGCAGATTCCAAAATGTATTGAAGATCTTTCGACACCAATCGTTGCGATGGTTCATGGTGCCGCCATTGGTGCGGGCTGCGATCTTGCGATGATGTGTGATTTGCGCACAGGGTGCAGCACTTCTAAATTCGGTGAAACCTTTGTAAAATTGGGACTGGTTCCAGGTGATGGCGGTTCATTCTTCCTGCAACGTGTGATTGGTTTCAGCAAAGCGATGCAAATGTCTTTAACTGGTGATCTTGTCGGCGGTGAAGAGGCTTATAGCTGGGGCTTATTGAATTATTATTTTGATGATGTGCACTTGATGCAAGAGACAGAAAAGTTGGCGGAAAAGATTGCTAACAATGCTCCAGTTGCAGTGCAGATGACGAAGAAAACGATGAAGCTTGCATATCTGAATGACCTGCATAGTGTTCTTGATATGGCGGCGGCATATCAGGGAATCACGCAAAGAACTGCGGATCACTTTGAAGCTTTGCAAGCTATGCGCAACAAAGCGATTGCAAAATTTCAGGGTAAATAA